The Candidatus Pelagibacter sp. IMCC9063 genome has a window encoding:
- a CDS encoding peptidylprolyl isomerase, with product MKFILTKIVVLLILFLSTIKGEAVENPKIILTTKYGDVKIELFKDIAPNHVERVLELSKAGKYDGVAFHRVIDGFMAQTGDIQHGNTKKGFNAAMAGTGGSDLPDLTQEFNNTAHERGTLSMARSQDPNSANSQFFICFQNASHLDRQYTAFGKVLEGMEFIDKLKKGEDGSGAVTDPDIIVKIAVL from the coding sequence ATGAAATTTATTTTAACAAAAATAGTTGTATTATTGATCTTGTTTTTATCAACCATTAAAGGAGAAGCAGTGGAAAATCCAAAAATAATTTTAACGACAAAATACGGTGATGTAAAAATTGAGCTTTTTAAAGATATTGCTCCAAATCATGTAGAAAGAGTTTTAGAACTTAGCAAAGCAGGTAAGTATGACGGTGTTGCTTTTCATAGAGTGATAGATGGTTTTATGGCTCAAACTGGTGATATCCAGCATGGAAATACCAAAAAAGGTTTTAATGCTGCTATGGCTGGAACAGGTGGTTCTGATCTTCCAGACTTAACTCAAGAATTTAACAATACTGCCCATGAACGAGGTACTCTTTCTATGGCCAGATCTCAAGATCCCAATAGTGCTAATAGTCAGTTCTTTATTTGTTTTCAAAATGCTTCTCATCTTGACCGACAATATACTGCCTTTGGAAAAGTTTTAGAGGGTATGGAATTTATCGATAAGTTAAAAAAAGGTGAAGATGGTTCTGGTGCTGTTACTGATCCCGATATTATTGTAAAAATTGCTGTTCTTTAA
- the coaD gene encoding pantetheine-phosphate adenylyltransferase translates to MKKIGIYPGTFDPITLGHLDIIKRASQIVDTLYVSIALSKNKKTLFSAEERVQIVKKSLGNSFKNVKIISFNTLTVSLCKKIKASLIFRGLRVVTDFEYEFQLAGMNNRLNKKIQTIFLMAEIENQLISSNMVKEIAELGGDVRKFAPKPAIVYLNKKFKNKK, encoded by the coding sequence ATGAAAAAAATTGGTATATACCCAGGAACTTTTGACCCAATTACATTAGGACATTTGGATATAATAAAGCGAGCCAGTCAAATTGTCGATACTCTTTATGTCTCTATAGCACTAAGCAAAAACAAAAAAACATTATTTTCAGCTGAAGAAAGAGTTCAGATTGTTAAAAAGTCTTTAGGAAATTCTTTTAAAAACGTAAAAATAATTAGCTTTAATACTCTAACCGTATCATTGTGCAAAAAAATCAAAGCTTCATTAATTTTTAGAGGTTTGAGAGTAGTGACTGATTTTGAGTATGAATTTCAGTTAGCTGGCATGAACAATAGACTTAATAAAAAAATACAAACTATTTTCTTAATGGCTGAAATTGAAAATCAATTAATTTCCTCTAATATGGTTAAAGAAATTGCTGAATTAGGAGGTGATGTTAGAAAATTTGCACCAAAACCAGCAATAGTATATTTAAACAAAAAATTTAAAAATAAGAAGTGA
- the gyrA gene encoding DNA gyrase subunit A — MVDKKIEIRNVTDEMKASYLSYAMSVIVSRALPDARDGLKPVHRRIIFAMYKGGYDWSKQFRKSARVVGDVIGKYHPHGDQAVYDALVRLAQDFSMSLTLLDGQGNFGSLDGDRAAAMRYTETRLAKVAEFLISDIDKNTVDFQNNYDDTELEPVVLPAQYPNLLVNGASGIAVGMATNIPPHNLGEVIEGTLKYIDNNEITIKELMKVIPGPDFPTGGIIIGQNDIIPGYEKGRGSIKIRGEIEVEEGSKDKKIIVIKSVPYQVNKTVLIEKIAELIRDKKIEGISDLRDESNKDGVRIAITVKKNVSEAIIINQLYKFSPLQTSFGFNTLAINEKKPELLNLKQFIKIFVDFREKVLTKRTLFELKKAKDRTHILIGLFISIENIDEVISIIRKSKDPSEAKATLLKKVWSFQKSKIDKDVLEVNELSTKKEYQLSDHQVKAILELRLQKLTNIGHEEINSELQDLYKLIVKYKKILNDKKELQNLIKTELAEIKKKFAVPRRTKLVGAVENVDVEDVIQEEKVIVTVTNKGYIKRTPLTSIRAQKRGGKGKTGIVTREEDFVSQLFPVSTLTPVLFFSSKGIVYRLKAWKIPEGSNTSKGKALANIFPIKADAQISSILPLPYDQSTWKDNFLIFVTANGKIRKNSILDFENIQANGKIAMKLEKDDKIVSVKIVKKNDDVMLNTYSGKSLRINASKIRIFKGRSSKGIKGINLKNNDKVISLTVLNHVTTTSEETKAYIKRTRKDDLENTDDTNFEISTKKYEELKLREEFILTITENGYGKRSSSYEFRESGRGGQGIINIISSERNGNIAASYSVKNDDDIMLITNKGQMIRCAVSDIRITGRNTQGVRIFKVEKNEKVVSSVCLTDSVAD, encoded by the coding sequence ATGGTCGATAAAAAAATCGAAATCAGAAATGTAACCGATGAGATGAAAGCATCTTATCTGTCGTATGCTATGAGCGTTATCGTCTCTAGAGCATTACCAGATGCAAGAGATGGCCTTAAACCAGTGCATAGAAGAATTATATTCGCTATGTATAAAGGTGGTTACGATTGGTCTAAACAATTTAGAAAATCAGCAAGAGTAGTCGGTGATGTTATTGGTAAGTATCACCCTCACGGTGACCAAGCTGTTTACGATGCGCTAGTTAGACTGGCACAAGATTTTTCTATGAGCTTAACTTTATTAGATGGACAAGGGAATTTTGGTTCTTTGGACGGTGATCGAGCAGCTGCAATGCGTTATACCGAAACAAGATTAGCAAAAGTAGCCGAGTTTTTAATTTCTGATATAGACAAAAATACAGTCGACTTTCAAAATAATTATGATGATACAGAATTAGAACCTGTTGTTTTACCTGCGCAGTATCCAAATCTTTTAGTTAATGGAGCTAGTGGTATTGCAGTTGGTATGGCGACTAACATACCCCCTCACAACCTTGGAGAGGTTATTGAAGGAACTTTAAAGTACATAGACAATAATGAGATCACTATAAAAGAATTGATGAAAGTAATTCCTGGTCCTGATTTTCCTACAGGAGGGATTATTATAGGTCAAAATGATATTATCCCAGGATATGAAAAAGGAAGAGGTTCTATAAAAATTAGAGGTGAGATTGAAGTTGAAGAGGGCTCTAAAGATAAAAAAATTATTGTCATCAAGTCAGTTCCTTACCAGGTTAACAAAACTGTTCTGATTGAAAAAATCGCTGAACTTATTAGAGATAAAAAAATTGAGGGAATATCAGACTTGAGAGATGAATCTAATAAAGACGGAGTAAGAATTGCAATAACAGTAAAAAAAAATGTGTCAGAAGCTATTATTATAAATCAACTATATAAATTTTCTCCATTGCAGACTTCATTTGGATTTAACACTTTAGCTATTAATGAAAAAAAACCCGAGCTTCTAAACTTAAAGCAATTTATCAAAATTTTTGTAGATTTTAGAGAAAAGGTTTTAACTAAAAGAACTTTATTTGAACTAAAAAAAGCTAAGGATAGAACCCATATTCTAATTGGGTTGTTTATTTCAATTGAGAATATTGACGAAGTTATTTCTATTATTAGAAAATCAAAAGACCCCTCGGAAGCAAAAGCTACATTGTTAAAAAAAGTATGGAGCTTTCAAAAATCAAAGATTGATAAAGATGTTTTAGAGGTTAACGAACTATCCACTAAGAAAGAATATCAGTTAAGCGACCATCAGGTTAAGGCCATTTTAGAATTAAGATTGCAAAAATTAACAAATATAGGACACGAAGAAATTAATTCAGAACTGCAAGACCTGTATAAACTAATAGTAAAATATAAGAAAATTCTTAATGATAAGAAAGAATTACAAAATTTAATTAAAACCGAATTAGCGGAGATTAAGAAAAAGTTTGCAGTTCCTAGAAGAACTAAGTTAGTAGGGGCTGTAGAGAATGTCGATGTGGAAGATGTTATTCAAGAAGAAAAAGTAATCGTTACCGTTACCAATAAAGGATATATTAAAAGAACTCCCCTAACTTCCATACGAGCGCAAAAAAGAGGCGGCAAAGGAAAAACGGGAATAGTTACTAGGGAAGAAGATTTTGTTTCTCAGTTATTCCCTGTAAGTACTTTAACCCCAGTTCTGTTTTTTTCATCCAAAGGAATTGTGTACAGATTAAAAGCATGGAAAATTCCTGAAGGCTCTAATACATCCAAGGGTAAAGCCCTAGCAAATATATTCCCTATAAAAGCAGATGCACAAATTAGTTCTATACTTCCATTGCCATACGACCAATCTACATGGAAAGATAATTTTTTAATCTTTGTTACGGCCAATGGTAAAATAAGAAAAAATAGCATTCTTGATTTTGAAAATATCCAAGCAAATGGAAAGATTGCCATGAAGCTTGAAAAAGACGATAAAATAGTAAGTGTCAAGATTGTAAAAAAGAATGACGACGTAATGTTAAATACCTATTCTGGAAAAAGCTTAAGAATTAATGCAAGTAAGATTAGAATTTTCAAAGGAAGATCCTCAAAAGGAATTAAAGGTATTAATCTTAAAAATAATGACAAGGTTATCTCCCTTACTGTTTTAAATCATGTGACTACGACTTCTGAGGAAACAAAGGCTTATATAAAAAGAACTAGAAAAGACGATTTGGAAAATACTGACGATACAAATTTTGAAATTAGCACTAAGAAATACGAAGAGCTAAAACTAAGAGAAGAATTTATTTTAACTATTACAGAAAATGGATATGGAAAAAGATCTTCTTCTTATGAATTTAGAGAAAGTGGCCGAGGAGGTCAGGGTATAATAAATATTATTAGCTCTGAAAGAAATGGCAATATAGCCGCTTCTTATTCTGTCAAAAATGATGATGACATCATGTTGATTACTAACAAAGGCCAAATGATCAGGTGTGCAGTTAGTGATATAAGAATTACAGGAAGAAACACACAAGGAGTAAGAATATTTAAGGTAGAAAAAAATGAAAAAGTGGTTTCTTCTGTTTGTTTAACAGATTCTGTGGCAGATTAG